The Branchiostoma floridae strain S238N-H82 chromosome 7, Bfl_VNyyK, whole genome shotgun sequence region CTGAAATAAAAACAGCAAGCAATTTCAATTTCTATACAATCGTCCCATAGCCCAAGAACATTCATTAAAGCAGCATGACAGAGAGTAATGTCATTGCTTAGGGATAGGAATATCCGGCAAAACAACTTCTTTAATTCAAGCCGTTATGAATACTAATCTTATTCTGTGGGTACATTCTGTGCACCTGGGCCCGCTACCGGCAACTCCTCCACAATCTGGATACTGATTAGAAACCTTAGGGgatatgattataaagaaatGGGGCCTATTAATTACTCCTAAATTGCTACCCAGTTCGACTCAACGGCTAATAGACTTACCATAGACTAGATTTATGTGCAAGCAAAGGGGACCACATTCGCCAGTGGATTCAGACATCTTCCAAACATGCAGATACGgcacatcctcctacgcagggacatccaacagccaaactgcctgtctggatccagacaggcagtttggctgttagatgtccctgcgtaggaggatgatacGGCATCACTATAAGCATTGTTGTAATGACTTGTAAAGTGTATGGAGTCTATGCCCATCACTGTGAAAAACAATATTGTTCATGTCAGTTCACTCAGGGAAAAGTTCTTATTCAATATGACGCTGATATATAAGTTGGATTTAAACATTGTTACCTTAAGCCGATCTTTTGACTTTATGTAATCAATTGAGTGGTACAATTCAATCATCCCTTCCTCTACAGTAATTAGGATACCTCTAATGCATTTAGTTCGGATTGGTTATAGCTGCTTCCATAAGGAAAATGATtgatgatataacgttatctttATTACGTCGTTGGACATGTTGGAAACTAAGAAAATGCTCTTACTGCATCTCAAATGCATCTGCCTAAGAATTCAACTTTTTGTTGGACTGAGCGAACTCACATATGATAGCTTCCATGCAGACGACAACGCAAACAGTTTATTCCTCCGACAAGCAGGACGTGTGACAATGATATCAAATGTTTTAATGCTTCATGGGTTAAGAGCTTTTCTGATGGCTGTGTACTATGATTATGTCGTgatgtattgtgttgtgttgtgtggttTTGATTAAAAGATAAGGCCTTTTCGCCAAGAACACACATCGCTGCAGAGAGCcaagaaatgtacatgttagtCTTATGTAACATGCATGATTTTAAAGACATCGACATCATGTGTTGAGAGTAGTTCAACAAACGTGCCAAGTTTTTATTTAGCGCAGAATTTAGGACCCTGTTTATATGGTATAACAAGCGGTTATTCTGACTGGCTGGCCGGGTCAGCCATAGATTTCAATGAAGCCCATTTGTCTGTTAGAAATGTAATGTGTATGTGCCGAGACATGTGCTGAACCATACTCACCCGTACGGGTATTCTTGGAACACTGTGACTAAttcgtttatgaaggttagacatccaggtatggTAAACGATATTCAACATTCCCTAGGAGTTACTAAATTGACATTTTCAAccatttttctagttagctgtcctagtattgaattgttctacCAGTTTATTCTAGTGACGCCGTAGAACAgcaatggatgtcactcgaaacgtccgaaagtaaatctccgtttttttatccagttgtacatgtagagaTAGAATTGCATTTCATATAAAACATTTGTTTCGCTGCAAATGCTTTCCGGAAAATCATTGTCTCAAACGTCGATTTGTTCAATTCCACGGCTTGTACATTATGGCTCAAGTAGAGAGAAATGTATGTCTTTTCTCTAGCTACAGCCACAGTGAGATTGTTTACGTGACTCAAATGTTATGGGAGACCAATGCAAATGGACGGGCCGTGACAACCCAAATGCgcaatatgatatcaataaatgGTACTTCAATTAACCACACAACATCCCAATTGAATTCTCAGCATAACTCGATATTCCTGCAAGGACGTAGAGTTGTGCCTAAATTGAAATGACAATAGAATAGTCTATCTCATATTTCATGTTGGTGGATGTAAAATCCATTGATGTAACGTGGCTGTCCCCTAACGTTAAGTGATAACCTTGAGTTGAAGTAACAACAGTCTGCGGCGTTACTCTTCTCGGATAAATGAATTTTAGTGTGCTCCGATGATAAAATGTTGGCAGGATAGATTGTAAGGTTAGGAACCCATCTCAACGTTTACATTCAATAATGTGTCTAGCCCAAACATCTGTGTCATGAAAAGACATTTCTCATTCGTAAGAGAATTAAATTGTGGGCCTAACTCGGAACGAAGAGGCATAACCCATGGTATGATGCGAAACCTTCTACCAATATCCATCAAGGTAATTGTCGTCATTTTGTCGTAAACGGCGTTTTTGAATATAATTAGGTAATAGGTTTTAGATGGGAACACAAGTGAACGAACGGCCCCATGGGAGTGTGGCTTAAACTTCAGAACCCTCCGTGCCCTGCTTAAAGACAGAAACCGTCTTCCGTTCCCGATTGACGTACAGGAAAAACCCAGACCGAGTATTCTGACAATATCTTTGCAGCTTTATTGATTGTAACATGGAGCACCAGAAATGATCCACAAAGCCCTGGCCTCTGTTCTGGAATCTTCTCTGCCCATCTCACCTCTCACCTACTCTTGTTCAGTAGTGCGCATGCGCCACCTGTGAGATAACTTACAGCTTGCAAAATGAAGACAACGTAATTTGAAAATTGTCGGATGTCGATACAGATATGCCCGAAATATAACTCAGTCCTTTATTTATTTCGAGTGACGGCCCATAACATTTTGATCGACCCTCTCCTCTATTGGTAGGTACCATGAACCTTTTGGATCACGGTGCCGTGAACGTATAATGTGgatgacatgtttatatatatataaattcatATATATGATAACGGATTTTGATGAATAGACAACGGTGGGGGCTGTGGTGAGAAAGCTTAACTGTAGATGAATTCTGTGTGTCTCACTCGTAGCCGAAATGGTCGCCGTGGTTGTTGACAGTCCATGTCGGCCTGTAATGCAGACGACTTGCTTTCGCTTTTTCGCCTTACAGTCTTCTCCACCGTATTGTAAGTGGCTCCGGGCCCTGTGAACATTGGCCGATCTGTAAAAATCGTGCGATAAACGAGAGAACACCAGGCGTATTACTGGCAAacattagcctctaccagacccCACATGTCAATGGAATAGTCGAAATTGGTCCAAATATACATATGTGTCGCGAACTGAAGTTTTAGCCGGCCAACTCCTCAGGCGTGTTATCTGCTatctggccaatttctacttttccaGCGACATGTGAACCCTGAGGTGAGGTGAAGTGAACTCTGGTAGAGGCTGGGCTAAAATGTCATTTCAATATTCGCAGACTTGTCAGTCGATCGATGTTTTGTGACGCGGGCATAAAATGATCAGCCAGTCGTTAGTGCCCTTGACAGTAGCGGCAAGTACATCAATAAATCACTTGTTCTAAAGCCACTTAAGAGAGGACCCTCGGCTACATTACGAACGTGAAGAGCCTGAATAATGGAGAAACTAATGGGGAGGTTTGACTTCACTGCCACTGTAGTGTTTTAGGGTCTCGGTGAAGGTCAAGGCTAAGGTCCCAATGGGAAAAGGGCCGGCCCTGCCgtgcagttcacgggctgtttttggaACTTTCGGTTGTGACCCCTACGTGCTCTCGTGGGACACCTTGCGGCTCTCGTGGTATTTtggtgcccggccgggcaccgggtTGAGTTGGAAACCTTTAATGAACCCGGAAcacggtaacaaatagacgccgtgacctacccgtggggaaACCGCTGGGTACCCCCTGGTagccggcagtccaccggggcaagtttgtggcttcggagctcGACTGTgactacatccctgacgggcaccggtgcatcTTAGACCTAAGCCTTACGTAGTTAAGGTGCAGAAAATACGCTTAACGAATTTTAATGTTGAACTTTGGTTTTTGGAACCGAAAGGGACTTGTAACAAGTTTGTTCACTTAAGGCTACATGGCACTATACAACTAacgctcactgtagcagcataaCTTCTCCCTATGTCAGAGCCATCAAGCCTAGGCAAGCTCGAATTACAGACTCAATCTGCGAAGCAGGCTGATAGCAACTATTCAATTTAGGCCTGAATATTCTTTTTTAATCACACGCACCGGGAAGGACCCATATGCATGCTTTTTTCGATAAGCGGCTAGTTTTATTCCATATTTGAGAAAACGAACGAATCATCTACATCTAAACTTGTGTTTCTATGTTATAGTCAATGCATAGGAAAACTTTTCACCGGATATTACACAAATTTTAGACACACACGACCGTCTATTACCTCTGCCCTGTGAGTATTAAGCACTAAATACTTAGAACGAATcataagttgttgtttttaccttcaccaagaaggttatattttccattttttgtctgtctgtctgtctgtcagtgtgTCCGTGTCtctgtgagcagcataactcaagaagcaaTAGATGGGATCGTGATGATATTTGGAAGGTGAGTAGGGGTACATTCAATGATAGCCCAtagcggctttctaaggtactgcaacagaTCTTCAGGTTTGAATCTCTTGTTTTCTGGATGCTGCGGTCGTCAGTTTTGAGTGGTAGGTAGCTCTTGGGCCGAATAACAAATGGCCAAATTCTGCTGTTATTCTAGCAACCCAGGGATTGTGGTAGAGGCTGGTAGATTTTTTGTTAAGCATTGTTTGCTTTCCAAACCAAACATGGTAACATACGTAGCAGACAAATAACCAGAACTGTTAACCAAACTCTTACTCCTCTCCACAAGATCTACCGGCCTAGCTAGCTGTACGATGTCTTCCTGCATCAAATAAAGGCTATTTAATTTCCTACTTTCATGAAACACTAGAAGCGAAGGGGCACGTCCGCCGCAACCCTAGCACTGCCCACGTCTTTTACAACATGATGTGCccctcatatacatgtaaccttCCACATCATCAGTCATTCACATGACACAATAAAACCTCGGCAGCAATGGCGGACCCGACTGTGCTGTCAGAGGAACAGATAGCCGAGTATAAGGAGGTGTTCTCGTTGTTTGATAAGGACGGCAGTGGGGTGATCACGACGGCAGAACTCGGGGACGTTCTCAGAGGATTAGGATTAGCAATATCAACGCCTGAGCTTCAGGTAATTCTTCTGAAAAAGTATAACAAATAACAACAGTAAAACTAACACAGATTGGCTGTTCTTGGACACAATACGTAACCCTACTCACACCGACACAGCAAACGAAAATCCTTAGAGGTGCATACAGATGACTATCCTATGTTCCAATTTGCCGCTAGGCATCTCAAATAAGGATTATACGGGATACGAAAGGGTAATAGATGTCACAGTGATATTTTGTCATCATCTCAGACTATCATAGATATCCGTCTGTATTCATAGTGAATGAGAATTGCTAACTGATTTCCAAACTTTTCTTCACGATGCAGTGCAGATATTGTACAGGTACATGCGAATGTCAAACATTCATTAAAATAACACATTAATTATCGTTGGAATCATTTATCATAACAACCCGTCGTATATCATAACATCCTCGCATGTTCCCGCAGCTGCGGGGAAATCTAGCCCAGTCTGTACTTGACATTGCGGATTCTATTTCTATCTCTGCTGGACACGTAGTTCAATAGCCTTCCTTATGCAGAGCTCAGACgacaaatatagaaatatgaatGCACCCACAGAGAACTATTAGAACATCAAAGAAAATATAATACCTAGTTATGACTCTGCATTCAACAACACTCTACAGTTTGTTCTGACAATGCCATTTTCAGCATAGACAATTACTGGAATAAAAGTGAGCTAAACACTCCATTCTGAATTCGGTATTGTAATGGAATATTGATTACTTCTAACCACAAAACAGGGTCAGTGACTGGTTCAGTTGGTCAGACAGAACGTTAAGTTGAAACGCTATGAAGATGAGTTTTCACTAGTTGATTTATCACCACAAAGGGAACAAAAATAGCACATCCTCTCGGGAATTCGGCACTATTCTACAGCGGTAATTCAGAAAACGTACATTTGATGCTTGTCACGTTGTTTTATTAGCATTGGTGATAAGAACATTCAACAAAACGTTATTCCTTTTCCAAAATAATCTCGACAAGAATGTGAAACGACGAGATTGAATATCAAGAGGGTAGTAAGTGATGGCAGAAGATTATCGGCGATAATGTGGCCTATCCTGCTGTCATTACAACAGTAATGTTTGACGTCACCAGACTGCAAGTAGCTTACACTTCACGGCTGCACTCTCCCCAAACTACAAGCTGAGAGGATTTTCGTCCTGAAGTATGCGAGCGGAGGAGGCTCTAATCGAATCAAACGTCGTGGATTGGACACAGAACAAAAGCGAAAACTTCAGATATCGTCAATTAGGATGTTCTGTCTATTGAAATAATAATTGCTTTGGCGTCGTGACGTCGGGGCTGAAAACACTTCACAAGCGCAGTTTCCTACTACTGACTACAAATTAAACGTCTTGAAATTACACACCCACTAAAAGCACCATATAGGCATTTTTGTTGGCAGGTAATATAGATCCATATCTATGTGAAGCACGTTCATTTGCCACTATTCGGCTATGTTCAACTGAATCCAATTATGAAGGGGGCAAATCAAACCTGTTCCAGAGGATAATTCTGTTTGAGACTTTGAAGGATAATAATTGAAGAAGGGATTGACTGATTTTCTTAGCTTTTGTTTGATACATAGAGTAATGAAGTATCAATTGACATAATTTGAtgctgattatgcaaataaggggcTAACTAGCGAAATTAATGACAAATCCGTTGCGTTCCGTGATAGGAATTTCAATGATATGtacttaaaaagaaaaagagaggAGCACCAATTGATATCAATCATACAAATTAAaacttcatttgcatgattaatgacaaaatacaataaTAGCACGGTGGTCTATGtcaggaatttcatacttgtagcGTTTGGAATTCATTAGACTCATAACAAGCAACTCATGACGTATACGcgcaatttgcataatcaatgagaaaatggtACAATAACCTTCTTTGATTAGTTAAAACTTACTTATTTTGGCCAACTTGTGTTACTTGGGTAGAGAACATCATTAACTGATTTATGCGAATAACGATCGTATTTCCATAATCAAAGGAAACCTAAGAATACTAAATGCGTcagttttaaaggtaaacatcaTTTGTGAAGGTATGAGGCCATGGAACTCCTTAGTTTCTTCTTTAATATCTTCAATCTTGATTGTGGAAAAACATAAGGACAAACGTGTGCTGCTACCAACAGTCAATATATTCATCAGACGGAACGTCTTCCATGAGTGATGCGCACTCGCGATGTTCTTTCCAGTGGTCTAGTTGACATCGCCGCCTAGCAGGATGTACTCAAATAGCAGGGCTACATTGCCAGTGACGCAAACCATCGCTACTGGAATACAACCTCATAAAATCTATCTAAATCCTCTCCCCTCTTAAGTTAAAAAAACAGACTGTTTCACAGGGCTTCATGTCTGCTACCATAATTCCGCCCGGTCACATATAACCACCACCAGTAAAACATACGGCTAAAGCCTTTAGGCTAAAGATATCTCCAATGCAGTGCCTCCCAATCCGCCCCACCCCCACATGTGTAAACTCTTCTGTAAATAAACTGAAGGTGCTGCACTAGAGATCTACCAAACACGCTGTCTGTCCGGCGGATAAATGTAGTGTTGATACGTATCTTTACTGACACAACAAAATTACAGCGATTTCCGTAAGGCTGctacagatatatatgtgaacACTTGAACAAGTGTATACAATGAATTACCTACATGAATGTCTACGAAGTATCGATATATCAGCATGTTGGTGGAGGCCACACATATGTCAGAGAAAATAGCTTTAGCTTCCTGGTATGTCATAAAGCACCGAAGGGCACTAATCCTGGGGGATTTAGCACACAAACTCTGCAATCTCTTTCGGAGTTCCCATGGTGAAGTTAATTTATTGGATACTTGTCATGATGTGGATGTGGCTATAGTGCACTAAGGACTCTTGCATGCCGCTATCACAACAGCGGTGACGCATATTGACACGCACAGATGGGGTACGATAGATAGATTTTTCCAGTCATGTTGCCATTATCAAAGCAAACGCACGCGGAACCTGTTGCCTTAAACGTTCTCGTAcacaaggtcattgaccttcaACCTTCAAAGTGCCCTAAATCATACATTAAGTCTTTAGAGGGTGATGCAATACCATATGTATTATATTCTACTTTTTTTGGTATGTCTGGTCTACATGTCATATTGCTTTCGCGTTCAATGAATTATCTCTTTATAGAGTTATTTTCCAATTGATGTCATTGATGTTTGGTTCAGAAAAACTGTTTATCTTTTTGCAGTTTCCAGCTAAAACTCTTAACTCCTGCCAATGGTATTGACAACGACTGTCTATAAATGAATCTAAAACCCTACTATTAAAGCTCTCGCTGGCCTGGAACTTGCGCCAAGGACGCCGGATCCATTCTCAGAAGACGTCAGGACCTGGACATGAATCATGAACGTACTTATCACACCGGAAATGTTCCGATCTCTGTTGTACTATTTTGCAACCAACCAACTTCACTTAATTTGTCGGACACATTCATTTTTACAGACTATAGGGAGAGTACTAGTTACTTATGAGTCGAGGAAGCGGAAACCTCAAGTAACCTTTCGAAAGGAATGGTTCTAAGCTGACGACAGGCGATTGTTTACAGGATGGCCGTGATAGTCATGGCATAAACCACGGTGTCCGTTACAGGAGGCGACAGGCTGATGACCCGAGGGACAGCTGAGACCACAAGGCCAGCATGTCCGTCATTCTACTGACCACCTCGAGTTACTCATCTGGGTCCAAAATTCGTCCTGCTTTAGTCAGACCTCGAACACGCACACAGCAGTTAGTTACTTCAACATTTCCTATCGCCAGAACTCAGCAAACTTTCCAAAGAGTGGACTTGAAAACAGCCGGCAGCAAGAGTATCAGCGGACACAAGATGTCGGATATTCTGTCAGAAGAGCAGATTGCGGAGTTGATGCAAGTGTTTTCTCTGTTCGACAAGGATGGCAGCGGCTGTATTACCACAAAGGAACTAGAGGACGTCATTCGAACGCTGGGTCGTGATTTAACGTTTCCAGAGATTCAGGTAATAACATGGTTGTGtggataattttttttcgacGCATCTTATTGCTGTTTTGCACTCGTTCATGCCATACAATTGAAGTTGCGACGAATTTTAGATACTGTAGGGTTGTACAAGCTAACATCTGTGATGGCAAATCATTCAGCGCCAGCCGTTCTGTTACGTTCATAACGTACGTAGTTATCTCAATGCTAAACTTTATCGCATCAAGTTTACACTTAACAACATGATAAGAGCGGACTTTTATAACACTCGGTGTCGAAGAACGCGGACTATATTTTGTTCTCCAGGAGAGAAATTTAACGGACGGGCTACATGATCAATTTTCATGGAACTCATATCAGTCATAGCAATACCGCTACAGTGACAACTACTTTGGCTATCTGACCTAGTCATATGGTACACATGGTCTTTCATTGAGAGTATTTGAGTATAGTCGGTTACAGAAGAAGTTTCAGACTTAGGACGGGACCAAAGTGATCCGTAATGTAATTTATGGTCCTACGTTCtgaaaaagttttcaacatttacagattgtcttctaccaacacagatgaactttcaagttatgatcCTACATCATATTTTGTCCTCCACCCGATATTTTTTCGTAATGGGCACAACTCAGATATCGGGGTGTAAAGGTATGAAGCCTTTCATGAATATCAGTCAAAACTCAAGTCATTGTGGTCATTACTTTGCGGGTCACTTTTAAGTCAATGGGCGACAAAAACACGGGTTAGTTAAGACTATCGAAGGGCTGTGCGGGTCgttttttgtgttctttttgCCTTGAAATTTACCAAGACGTTGTCAACATGTTTAATAAGGAATCATTCCGTATCTTAGCCAGAAAGAAGTAGGTAGGTGACAGAGCAAGGGGAGCTCTACACTTGACCAGCGTACCTCAGGTTCCAGCTAAGTTGTCCGTggtttttccttctctctcaccCAACATGACAATTTTCGCCTACAAAGAGTTATGATCATGTCAATGTGTTGTGGTGTGTAGTCGTAAAGAGCGCCATTCTTCATAGCTATGGCCCTAAATTTGAGATGTGCCCCTTGAATCTTGGTGAAGACGTACACTTATTGAACACCCTTGTAATGTACGCTCTTTTCCTTATCTATACCCTTACCTATAGATTTATGGATGGCATCGTTTTACGAAGTTCATCGAAAAGCAATGTAAGCAGTTCTGCCCCACATGTCACTCTACAACTGTTCCGTTAATCATTTGCTTCCGACAAATATCGGTAAGCGGAGAACACTAAACATTGGACGATCCCTCGTGATGCTGTGACTACCCATCATCGTGTGACATATTCTGGGCATGCGCGTAGTAAATATGATTAGCACCGCGGCAATGGTCGCTATGTGGTCCTGGTCAGTACGATAACAACTTGCAGGTCAATAGGTCCTAAAGCGGTCAGTGACTGTAGCGTGCAAGAGACCATTCACTGGATCTGCTGTAGAACATCAACAACTACTGCGGAATGTATTGGGCCATACGTCAGGATTAACTCACAGTTTCTTGGTTTTCACCCGTCCCTGTGGTGTAAAGTTTAGTCTGGCCCGATATCCAGCCATTGGGGAACGGACAtacgatataacgttacacggCTGGATGGCAGGCTACCCGTTAATAGTCTCGCCGGGTTGATAAATCAATTGAACACATGTTTCTTTGATAGACATATGCATTACACAACATTACTGTCTATTTTCAACGCGGGTAGACAAAAATATAACTTTGTGCACTTAAAACTATGCTGAATGAATATTACGCCATAGTGTCATCGGGCTGTAAGAAAGTCCCTTTTGAAGAGTAACTGATGTTCCCGGATATCTTGCTCTCAAAATGTATGAAGGCATCGACTTTTCCTGTATTTTCCATATTAGCATCAGTATATACGTGGATATCCTGAGTTCTTGCCTTTAAATACCAACTTGGTTCTTTGTAC contains the following coding sequences:
- the LOC118418822 gene encoding calmodulin-A-like isoform X1, with product MSVILLTTSSYSSGSKIRPALVRPRTRTQQLVTSTFPIARTQQTFQRVDLKTAGSKSISGHKMSDILSEEQIAELMQVFSLFDKDGSGCITTKELEDVIRTLGRDLTFPEIQDMISEMDADGSGCIDFPEFLMVMARKQREQDNEKEIREAFRVFDKDGNGFITASELRVVMANLGEKLSDEELEEMIDEADIDGDGHINYDEFYLMMKPGAN
- the LOC118418822 gene encoding calmodulin-A-like isoform X2, with translation MSVILLTTSSYSSGSKIRPALVRPRTRTQQLVTSTFPIARTQQTFQRVDLKTAGSKSISGHKMSDILSEEQIAELMQVFSLFDKDGSGCITTKELEDVIRTLGRDLTFPEIQDMISEMDADGSGCIDFPEFLMVMARKQREQDNEKEIREAFRVFDKDGNGFITASELRVVMANLGEKLSDEEVDEMIDEADIDGDGHINYMEFYHMMSKQ